A genome region from Triticum aestivum cultivar Chinese Spring chromosome 2B, IWGSC CS RefSeq v2.1, whole genome shotgun sequence includes the following:
- the LOC123045637 gene encoding lipoyl synthase, mitochondrial has translation MHGRRHLAASLARALSQAPSRSISSTPSLLQTLDPTPQSPPLAAPAAGRLAEMRRRLQAETPSLGDFAYSVEVGTRKKPLPKPKWMKETIPGGAKYAAIKAKLRELKLHTVCEEARCPNLGECWSGGETGTATATIMILGDTCTRGCRFCNVKTSRTPPPPDPNEPANVAQAIASWGLEYIVITSVDRDDLPDQGSGHFAETVQRLKTLKPDMLIEALVPDFQGDRSCVEKVATSGLHVFAHNIETVEELQRSVRDHRANFKQSMDVLKMAKEYAPPGTLTKTSVMLGCGETPDQVISTMEKVRAAGVDVITFGQYMRPSKRHMPVSEYITPEAFENYRALGVEMGFRYVASGPMVRSSYKAGEFYIKAMIEDDRAKSGAVAESSS, from the exons ATGCACGGCCGCCGCCATCTGGCGGCCTCCCTGGCGAGAGCCCTGTCCCAGGCCCCCTCCCGCTCCATCTCCTCCACCCCGTCCCTCCTCCAAACCCTCGACCCGACCCCGCAGTCCCCTCCCCTCGCCGCGCCCGCGGCGGGGCGGCTCGCGGAGATGCGGAGGCGGCTGCAGGCGGAGACGCCGTCGCTGGGGGACTTCGCGTACTCGGTGGAGGTGGGGACGCGGAAGAAGCCGCTGCCCAAGCCCAAGTGGATGAAGGAGACGATCCCCGGCGGGGCCAAGTACGCGGCCATCAAGGCCAAGCTGCGGGAGCTGAAGCTGCACACTGTCTGCGAGGAGGCGCGCTGCCCCAACCTCGGCGAGTGCTGGTCGGGCGGCGAGACCGGCACCGCCACTGCCACCATCATGATCCTCGGTGACACCTGCACGCGTGGATGCAG ATTTTGCAATGTCAAGACATCACGAACCCCTCCTCCACCAGATCCTAATGAGCCTGCCAATGTTGCGCAAGCTATTGCATCGTGGGGCCTTGAATATATAGTCATCACAAGTGTGGACCGGGATGATTTACCTGATCAGGGGAGCGGCCATTTTGCTGAAACAGTACAGAGGTTGAAGACTTTAAAGCCAGATATGCTTATTGAAGCGCTTG tgcCTGATTTCCAAGGAGATCGAAGTTGTGTAGAAAAGGTAGCAACTTCCGGGTTGCATGTTTTTGCACACAATATTGAAACGGTGGAAGAGCTTCAAAGAAGTGTGCGAGACCACCGTGCAAATTTTAAGCAATCAATGGATGTTCTGAAAATGGCGAAGGAGTATGCCCCTCCTGGCACCCTCACAAAGACATCAGTCATGCTGGGTTGTGGGGAGACTCCCGATCAGGTTATCAGCACAATGGAAAAGGTGCGAGCTGCTGGTGTTGATGTCATTACATTTGGTCAGTACATGAGGCCGTCAAAGCGACATATGCCAGTGTCTGAGTATATTACACCTGAAGCCTTCGAGAACTACCGCGCCCTTGGTGTTGAAATG GGATTTCGTTATGTTGCATCTGGTCCGATGGTTCGGTCCTCCTACAAAGCAGGCGAATTCTACATCAAAGCCATGATCGAAGATGACCGAGCAAAATCAGGTGCTGTTGCAGAATCAAGTTCATAG